In Candidatus Nitrosotalea sinensis, the sequence AAACACTATTCAAGTGCATTTGATATCACCGAAGTAAATTCTACATTTTACAAAATTCCAACTAGAATGACAACTCAAAAATGGTTCACAGATACGCCTGATGATTTTACATTTACTGCCAAATTGCCTCAGGTCATAACTCATGAAAACAGACTAAGGCCTGGACCATACCTGGACCAATTCCTTGATTCTGTAACTCCGTTACAATCCAAAATGAAAGTTCTTGTAATCCAGCTTCCTCCCTCGTTATCCTTTGATGAATCTAAAACAAATCTAGAAAAGATGGTAAATCATCTTCCAAAAAATTATAGATACGCCGTAGAGGGAAGACATCCTTCCTGGTTCTCTGATCCGTCTATACAATTTCTCTCACGGTATAATCTCTGCCTTGTTTGGAATGATGTATCAAGTGTTCCATTACATGATATCATCACAACTGATCTTGTCTACATTAGATTAATTGGCGACAGGACCATACCTGAGAACCAGTTTGGAAAAATCCACAAAGACAGGACGAGTCAAATAAAATCCTGGGTTGAAAAATTAACAAAAATCAAGGATAGTATCTCATTTGCAGCAATTCTTGCAAACAATCACTATGAGGGATTCTCACCACAGACTGCAAACAAGTTACGACTGGAACTTGACATGAAACCTGTAACGTGGTCTGATAAAACCCAGACCACACTTGTCTGATATCACAGCCTCTGGCATATCACACCATAGTCTTTGGCAATCCTGTATGCCATGTTCTGGAGTTTTGTCATCTGCTCTATGCTTGATTTTCCATGGCCTATCTGACTCATGATGGTCATACACTTGTGGATCTTGTTGTGGTCCCCATCTTCTTGCTTTTCTGACCACATGCTAAAACAGTCTTCAAACTCTAGACAGAATCTGAGTATAAACTCCTCCCAGTTATCAAACTTGGTCGAGTACCCAATTGCACTTGCCAATTCCCGGAACTCGTTGCTTCTGTCAATTAGGAGCATATCTAATGCTCTTTTTGCTTTTGGCTCTACTTGTAATATGGATGCCATGAAAGAAACATTGTTTTAGAAAATATTAAACAGCAGGTATGCTCTGCAAACAA encodes:
- a CDS encoding DUF72 domain-containing protein, producing MNIKIGCTGWSYQGWIGPFYPKSMDDTNYLKHYSSAFDITEVNSTFYKIPTRMTTQKWFTDTPDDFTFTAKLPQVITHENRLRPGPYLDQFLDSVTPLQSKMKVLVIQLPPSLSFDESKTNLEKMVNHLPKNYRYAVEGRHPSWFSDPSIQFLSRYNLCLVWNDVSSVPLHDIITTDLVYIRLIGDRTIPENQFGKIHKDRTSQIKSWVEKLTKIKDSISFAAILANNHYEGFSPQTANKLRLELDMKPVTWSDKTQTTLV